The following proteins are co-located in the Gossypium hirsutum isolate 1008001.06 chromosome A02, Gossypium_hirsutum_v2.1, whole genome shotgun sequence genome:
- the LOC121211240 gene encoding uncharacterized protein, with translation MGFNCVEIMVGDIRTSVGGGLGHPQRAVQQPPKGHGQARGCNGVGHRQRAPSRGSTHSYVASTISENLGIFVDSTSAEVTILSPLGQSAWVCKLYRDVPLVVQGAVFLANLMELPFGEFDLILGMDWLVKHQISLDCTTKRIVLRTKDDVEVVMIGEHRDYLSNVISALVADK, from the exons ATGGGATTCAACTGTGTGGAGATTATGGTAGGAGACATCCGgacgagtgttggaggaggattgGGGCAT CCTCAGAGGgcagttcagcagccacctaagGGCCATGGGCAAGCTAGAGGTTGTAATGGTGTAGGTCATCGGCAGAGAGCACCAAGCAGAG GTTCTACTCACTCCTATGTAGCTAGCACTATATCTGAAAACTTGGGGATTTTTGTTGATAGCACTTCTGCTGAGGTTACTATACTAAGTCCGTTAGGGCAGTCTGCTTGGGTTTGTAAACTTTATAGGGATGTTCCTTTAGTGGTGCAAGGGGCTGTTTTTCTAGCAAACCTGATGGAGCTTCCGTTTGGAGAATTTGACTTGatcctgggtatggattggttggttaagCATCAGATTAGTTTGGATTGCACGACTAAGAGGATCGTTTTGAGGACCAAGGATGATGTGGAGGTGGTTATGATTGGTGAGCATcgagattatttgtccaatgtgatcTCCGCGCTTGTGGCCGATAAATAG